From a region of the Sminthopsis crassicaudata isolate SCR6 chromosome 6, ASM4859323v1, whole genome shotgun sequence genome:
- the LOC141546155 gene encoding storkhead-box protein 1-like gives MPQKMDKFLQIAPHSLAIVLSQAGGPATAKPAAVVEQGASAPALGPPQLQQLQQPPQGRQLARHHIGYEIFADFKAENMQHFWNKKVTAAVAETFFLGWIDEQVLLIQGKEEHLEALREGWMRRALKPPTGFLIRCLDH, from the coding sequence ATGCCTCAGAAAATGGATAAGTTTCTGCAGATCGCGCCTCATTCCCTAGCCATAGTTCTGAGCCAAGCTGGGGGGCCGGCGACGGCGAAACCTGCGGCCGTAGTGGAGCAGGGGGCCTCGGCCCCAGCTTTGGGACCGCCGCAGCTGCAGCAGCTGCAGCAGCCGCCCCAGGGCAGGCAGCTAGCCCGTCACCACATCGGCTACGAGATCTTCGCAGACTTCAAAGCCGAGAACATGCAGCATTTCTGGAACAAGAAAGTGACGGCGGCCGTGGCCGAAACCTTCTTCCTGGGCTGGATCGATGAGCAGGTCCTGCTGATCCAGGGCAAAGAGGAGCACTTGGAGGCGCTCCGGGAAGGTTGGATGCGCCGGGCACTCAAACCCCCCACAGGTTTCCTCATCCGCTGCCTGG